From the genome of Hymenobacter cellulosilyticus, one region includes:
- a CDS encoding PAS domain S-box protein has translation MLPASLFEDFDLFPAESLLPALLDTSPNGILLCTPVLDEAGALADLAFAYLNPAAQRLLGLPAQPPATYLQQFPNSRTDGSWAALADSFVSGEPGHFPLASLGGGPTQRFHLSGRRVGGGLLISLTEAAVPLPRSAESVRLEKRSRQLERFDTVLEGLQEFVYLFDLQGRFRYVNKPLLDLWGLTLEQVVGKTFFDLQYPAELAGRLQAQIQRVIDTRQAIADETPYTSPAGQLGYYEYSFAPLLNAEGVVEAVGGRTLAVTERREAEAALRNSEARYRTLFESIDQGFCVIEVLFAPDGQPYDYRFLQINQAFEQQTGLADAIGHTILELAPGFEQHWFDIYGRVALTGEPVRFEQRAEQLHRWYDVYAFRLGEPELRQVAVLFTDTTARKQFDEALRKTQAQQAFLLELSDQLRPLADPADIQYHAACALGQYLGASRVGYAEDQGDNQHIVVTRNYTQPGVPGLEGRYHYDDYGPELLRAFREGRTVVRPDIANDPWLTAEEKAAHATLQLGATVNVPLLKDGQLVAVLFMHYPQAHAWTTDELTLLEETAERTWAAVVRARTEAALRESEERFRVMADSVPQIVWITDAEGNTEFFNRQWSRYTGVPYKTGTAAAVAGSFVHPEDGARTMEAFEQARQTESVFQVEHRIQAADGSYRWFLVRAEPYHDPLSGQITRWFGSSVDIHDRKQAEQAMRQSEERLQQALSIDTVGVLFFDLEGGIHDANSAFQRMSGYSRAELARGGVDLDTITAPAFLPATHRALQELRTVGESTPLEKQYLRPDGSSWWGLSAGKRLSETECVKFVLDITEAKQAEAALRESQQQLQAFNAQLQRMNVDLDNFVYAASHDLKQPVNNLAGLFEEVRRSVTFTDPAEEQVLVPMIQDALLQLSITIDDLAALGQAQQLSEAPAELISLAELTEEVVNTLEPQVRAARARITTDFAARPALSFARANLRTILLNLLGNSLKYADPERPARIHVSVWVEHGQPVLVVEDNGLGFDATKHGAELFRLFRRLHTHTAGTGVGLYLVNRIVEANGGSIEVDSQPGEGATFRIRFGSA, from the coding sequence ATGCTTCCTGCTTCCTTGTTTGAGGACTTCGACCTGTTCCCCGCCGAATCATTGCTACCAGCGCTGCTCGACACTTCGCCGAACGGTATACTGCTCTGCACGCCGGTGCTGGATGAGGCCGGAGCCCTGGCCGATTTAGCGTTTGCCTACCTCAATCCGGCCGCCCAGCGCCTGCTCGGGTTGCCGGCCCAGCCCCCGGCTACTTACTTGCAGCAGTTCCCCAATAGCCGCACCGATGGCAGCTGGGCCGCCCTCGCCGATTCGTTTGTGTCCGGTGAGCCGGGCCATTTCCCCTTGGCCTCTTTGGGTGGCGGGCCCACGCAGCGCTTCCACCTGTCGGGCCGGCGCGTGGGCGGCGGCCTGCTGATCAGTCTCACCGAGGCGGCCGTTCCGCTGCCGCGGTCGGCCGAGAGCGTGCGCCTGGAAAAGCGCAGCCGGCAGCTCGAGCGCTTCGATACGGTGCTCGAAGGGCTGCAGGAATTTGTGTACCTGTTCGACCTGCAGGGCCGCTTCCGCTACGTCAACAAGCCTTTGCTGGACTTATGGGGACTCACCCTGGAGCAGGTCGTGGGCAAGACCTTTTTCGACCTGCAATATCCCGCCGAGCTGGCCGGCCGCCTGCAGGCCCAAATCCAGCGGGTTATTGATACCCGGCAGGCAATAGCCGACGAGACGCCTTACACCAGCCCGGCCGGCCAGCTCGGCTACTACGAGTACTCTTTTGCGCCCCTGCTGAACGCCGAGGGCGTGGTAGAAGCCGTCGGGGGCCGCACCCTGGCCGTGACCGAGCGGCGGGAAGCCGAGGCCGCCCTCCGCAATAGTGAGGCCCGGTACCGCACGCTCTTCGAGTCCATCGACCAAGGCTTCTGCGTGATTGAGGTGCTGTTTGCTCCGGATGGGCAGCCTTACGATTACCGCTTTCTGCAAATCAATCAGGCATTTGAGCAGCAGACGGGCCTGGCCGATGCCATAGGGCACACCATACTAGAGTTGGCCCCTGGCTTCGAGCAGCACTGGTTTGACATCTATGGGCGCGTGGCGCTGACCGGGGAGCCGGTGCGCTTCGAGCAGCGGGCCGAGCAGCTGCACCGCTGGTACGACGTGTATGCCTTTCGCCTCGGGGAGCCCGAGCTGCGGCAGGTTGCCGTGCTCTTCACCGATACCACCGCCCGCAAGCAGTTTGACGAGGCGTTGCGCAAAACCCAGGCCCAGCAGGCGTTTCTGCTGGAGCTCAGCGACCAGCTGCGTCCCTTAGCCGATCCGGCCGATATTCAGTACCACGCGGCCTGCGCCCTGGGCCAGTACCTGGGCGCCAGCCGCGTGGGCTACGCCGAAGACCAGGGCGACAACCAGCACATCGTCGTCACGCGCAACTACACCCAGCCCGGTGTGCCTGGCCTCGAGGGACGCTACCACTACGACGATTACGGCCCCGAGCTGTTGCGCGCCTTTCGAGAGGGACGTACCGTAGTGCGCCCCGATATTGCCAACGACCCGTGGCTGACGGCTGAGGAAAAAGCTGCCCACGCCACCTTGCAGCTCGGCGCTACCGTCAACGTGCCCCTGCTCAAAGACGGGCAGCTGGTTGCCGTGCTCTTTATGCATTACCCGCAGGCCCACGCCTGGACTACCGACGAGCTGACGCTGCTGGAAGAAACAGCCGAGCGTACCTGGGCCGCCGTGGTGCGTGCCCGCACCGAAGCTGCCCTGCGCGAATCGGAGGAGCGGTTTCGGGTGATGGCCGATTCCGTGCCGCAAATTGTCTGGATTACGGACGCGGAAGGCAATACGGAGTTCTTCAACCGGCAGTGGAGCCGCTATACTGGCGTGCCGTATAAAACGGGCACAGCCGCCGCGGTGGCGGGCTCCTTTGTGCACCCGGAGGATGGAGCCCGCACGATGGAGGCGTTTGAGCAGGCGCGGCAAACCGAAAGCGTATTTCAGGTTGAGCACCGCATTCAGGCCGCCGACGGCAGTTACCGCTGGTTTCTGGTGCGCGCCGAGCCCTACCACGACCCGCTCAGCGGCCAGATTACCCGTTGGTTCGGCTCATCCGTCGACATTCACGACCGCAAGCAGGCGGAGCAAGCCATGCGGCAAAGCGAAGAGCGGCTCCAGCAGGCCTTGTCCATCGACACGGTAGGCGTGTTGTTCTTTGACTTGGAAGGCGGCATTCACGACGCCAACTCCGCTTTTCAGCGCATGAGTGGCTACAGCCGCGCCGAGCTGGCCCGCGGCGGAGTAGACTTGGACACGATAACCGCCCCCGCGTTTCTGCCGGCCACGCACCGGGCCCTGCAGGAGCTGCGCACCGTGGGGGAAAGCACGCCCTTGGAAAAGCAGTACCTGCGCCCGGATGGCTCCAGCTGGTGGGGACTGTCGGCTGGCAAGCGCCTGAGCGAAACCGAGTGCGTTAAGTTTGTGCTCGACATCACCGAAGCCAAACAGGCCGAAGCCGCCTTGCGCGAGTCCCAGCAGCAGCTCCAAGCCTTCAATGCCCAGCTGCAGCGCATGAACGTGGACCTCGACAACTTCGTCTACGCCGCTTCCCACGACCTGAAGCAGCCGGTCAACAACCTGGCGGGCCTCTTTGAGGAGGTCCGCCGCAGCGTCACGTTTACCGACCCGGCTGAGGAGCAGGTCCTTGTGCCTATGATCCAAGATGCCCTGTTGCAGCTCAGCATCACCATCGACGATTTGGCAGCCCTGGGCCAGGCTCAGCAGCTGAGCGAGGCGCCGGCCGAACTGATTTCCCTGGCCGAGCTGACGGAGGAGGTCGTCAACACCCTGGAGCCGCAGGTACGCGCGGCCCGGGCCCGCATCACCACCGACTTTGCTGCCCGCCCGGCCCTGTCTTTTGCCCGGGCCAACCTGCGCACGATTCTGCTCAACCTGCTGGGCAACTCGCTCAAGTACGCCGACCCCGAGCGGCCGGCCCGCATCCACGTGTCGGTGTGGGTGGAGCACGGGCAGCCCGTGCTGGTGGTGGAAGATAACGGCCTGGGCTTCGATGCCACCAAACACGGGGCCGAACTGTTTCGCTTGTTCCGTCGGCTGCACACGCACACGGCCGGAACCGGTGTGGGCCTTTACCTGGTCAACCGTATTGTGGAAGCCAACGGCGGCTCCATCGAGGTAGACAGCCAGCCGGGCGAAGGCGCTACGTTCCGCATCCGGTTTGGTAGCGCATAA
- a CDS encoding flavin-containing monooxygenase — MHTSSSFSPRQVAIIGGGPGGITAAKSLLEVGLTPVLFEQSSALGGQWNQGAAHSGQWPGMPANSCHIKMSFSDYDYPSGTPMFPPTEQVLAYLRGYAEQFGVMAHVRFNTRVEQLSRSPEGHYVLRSVSSSGEQQTELFSHVIVASGRYNKPAYPTTPGLDQFGGRVLHSFDYRGREEFRGQRVLVVGNSISGLEIASDVARNEDTTVISSSRKPRYIARKIMHGVPTDQLAFSRFAGYANQALPPAEAAEGLKQIILGAVGNPADYGGLRPADSLLEAGVSQCHDYLDFVAAGRIQAVPGVRAYTPGTVVLTDGRELPVDAIILATGYDLHLPFLAEDLRRAVNLDQKFLDLHDFTFHPALPNVAFMGMFEQIGSYFVSAELQARWIAGCWSGTCASPTASEMAAGLASFQQFRQFRRITTCQEVAELLATNLGVAPSLPRYPELAQELFFGLLAPAQFRMEGPGSQPDARTRFERNVRYFTNGMPMPLTQQHLTELQRLAALLPQHQGLQQLMQQLVAEPVA; from the coding sequence ATGCACACATCTTCTAGCTTTTCGCCCCGTCAAGTTGCCATTATTGGTGGCGGTCCGGGTGGTATTACGGCAGCCAAATCCCTGCTCGAAGTGGGGCTGACCCCAGTGCTGTTTGAGCAAAGCAGCGCTCTGGGCGGGCAGTGGAACCAGGGCGCGGCCCACAGCGGACAGTGGCCGGGCATGCCCGCCAATTCCTGCCACATCAAGATGTCGTTTTCGGATTATGATTATCCCAGCGGCACGCCCATGTTTCCGCCCACGGAGCAAGTGCTGGCTTATTTGCGCGGCTACGCCGAGCAGTTTGGCGTTATGGCGCACGTGCGGTTCAATACCCGGGTGGAGCAGCTTAGCCGGAGCCCCGAGGGACACTACGTGCTGCGGAGCGTCAGTTCATCGGGTGAGCAGCAGACGGAGCTGTTTTCGCACGTCATCGTTGCCTCGGGCCGCTACAACAAGCCCGCCTACCCCACTACCCCGGGCCTCGACCAGTTCGGGGGCCGGGTGCTGCACTCGTTCGACTACCGGGGCCGGGAAGAATTTCGGGGGCAGCGGGTGCTGGTCGTCGGCAACAGCATCAGCGGGTTGGAAATTGCCAGCGACGTGGCCCGCAACGAGGATACGACTGTTATTTCCTCAAGCCGCAAACCCCGCTATATTGCCCGCAAAATCATGCACGGCGTGCCGACCGACCAGCTGGCCTTCAGCCGCTTTGCCGGCTACGCCAACCAGGCCCTGCCCCCGGCCGAAGCCGCCGAGGGGCTGAAGCAGATTATCCTCGGCGCCGTGGGCAACCCGGCCGACTACGGCGGCCTGCGGCCGGCCGACAGTCTGCTGGAAGCCGGCGTCTCGCAGTGCCACGACTACCTCGACTTCGTCGCGGCAGGCCGTATTCAGGCCGTGCCCGGGGTGCGGGCCTACACCCCGGGCACCGTGGTACTCACCGACGGCCGGGAGCTGCCGGTAGATGCCATTATCCTGGCCACGGGCTACGACCTGCACCTGCCTTTCCTGGCTGAAGACCTGCGCCGGGCCGTCAACCTTGACCAGAAGTTTCTGGACCTGCACGACTTCACGTTTCACCCGGCCCTGCCCAACGTTGCCTTCATGGGCATGTTTGAGCAGATCGGCTCCTACTTTGTGTCGGCCGAGCTGCAGGCCCGCTGGATTGCCGGCTGCTGGAGCGGAACCTGCGCCTCGCCCACGGCTTCCGAAATGGCGGCCGGACTGGCCTCGTTTCAGCAGTTCCGGCAGTTCCGCCGCATTACCACCTGCCAGGAAGTGGCCGAGCTGCTGGCCACCAACCTGGGCGTGGCCCCTTCCCTGCCGCGCTATCCGGAGCTGGCCCAGGAGCTGTTTTTCGGCTTGCTGGCCCCGGCTCAGTTCCGCATGGAAGGCCCCGGCAGCCAGCCCGACGCCCGCACCCGCTTCGAGCGGAATGTGCGCTACTTCACCAACGGCATGCCCATGCCGCTCACCCAGCAGCACCTGACGGAGCTGCAGCGGCTGGCGGCCCTTCTGCCCCAGCACCAGGGCCTGCAACAACTCATGCAACAGCTAGTGGCAGAGCCGGTAGCCTAG
- a CDS encoding carboxypeptidase-like regulatory domain-containing protein → MAFLTRLVVPLLFLVFCARPAAAQHRVVSGQVVEAATGEPVPFASVFIPKTSTGTTADLEGRFKLALSGAADSIAASALGFVALRQPLSAASEQSVLFRLKPDRHVLAEVMVYSRQPENPAFRILREVQKHKPRNARHALQAAEYDSYNRIETSLLHVPQGLARRKVVRDIRALAQRQGAAAAADPDAPLPLFASEVSSRVYQTYAPLRRREDLLHRQMRGPAPGKARWLPSCWAPTFRTSTSMPTGSIFWVRISPRPWPKAAG, encoded by the coding sequence ATGGCATTTTTAACGAGACTAGTAGTCCCACTGCTTTTCCTGGTTTTTTGCGCCCGGCCCGCGGCGGCTCAGCACCGCGTAGTCAGCGGGCAGGTAGTAGAAGCCGCGACGGGGGAACCCGTGCCGTTTGCGTCGGTCTTTATCCCCAAAACCAGCACGGGCACCACCGCCGACCTGGAGGGACGCTTCAAGCTGGCCTTATCCGGTGCCGCCGACTCTATTGCGGCGTCGGCCCTGGGGTTTGTCGCGCTGCGGCAGCCGTTGAGTGCGGCAAGTGAGCAAAGCGTGCTGTTTCGGCTCAAGCCCGACCGCCACGTGCTGGCCGAGGTAATGGTGTACTCCCGCCAGCCCGAGAATCCGGCGTTCCGCATCCTGCGCGAAGTACAAAAGCACAAGCCCCGCAACGCCCGCCACGCCTTGCAGGCTGCCGAGTATGATTCCTATAACCGCATTGAAACCAGCCTGCTGCACGTACCCCAGGGCCTGGCCCGGCGCAAAGTCGTCCGGGACATCCGGGCGCTGGCCCAGCGCCAGGGCGCGGCCGCCGCAGCCGATCCGGACGCTCCGCTGCCCCTTTTCGCGTCTGAGGTAAGCTCGCGGGTGTACCAGACGTATGCCCCGCTGCGCCGGCGCGAAGACCTGCTACACCGGCAGATGCGGGGGCCGGCCCCCGGGAAGGCTCGGTGGCTGCCGAGCTGCTGGGCTCCAACTTTCAGAACTTCGACTTCTATGCCAACTGGCTCAATATTCTGGGTAAGGATTTCGCCTCGCCCCTGGCCGAAGGCAGCCGGCTAA
- a CDS encoding DUF5686 family protein codes for MAAELLGSNFQNFDFYANWLNILGKDFASPLAEGSRLTYDYELQDSVFLGPDWCYQLAVSPKRAHDLAFQGTIWITAQNYALRRADLVASPKANLNFVSDLRLFQDMTSPADGPGLPVRTRLVVSVQPYRQQAATQVRFTTVNSHFVRNRLHSEPGFYDQPIVSALPESAEREAGQAQASGLPPGSSGYFDAHRPDTLSLSERQTFAVLDSARQLPSVRNLLDWVELLVNGYKRVGRWDLGPILTSYAHNDYEGSRLRVGFRTTSDLSRNWLTQGYVAYGSRDARLKYGLKTALIAERRHWTVLSLEYRHDLEQVALLDNDFLPDNNLFLAASRWGRVQQGRPILRDLYAASLQRDLLRGFTQTLTLRHQDITPLHDFAYYATEDHGPTALLGRHLTLSELVLEARYARDENLVQSDNRRRSVGLKRWPVATLRYTLGWRNAFTKNPSPAYQKLNLLLTHSVSVGQLGRLGYRLEGSYIPSAVPYLVLKTPLGNQTPFYNANAFNLMNYFEFVTDRSVSLRLDQHFEGLVLNSIPGIRALNWRLVGTANVLYGGFRRPTGPSPTTTSRATSCPAFPPSTGSLTWRSATVWRTSASLSGWILFTGLLTATVPMPTTSESK; via the coding sequence GTGGCTGCCGAGCTGCTGGGCTCCAACTTTCAGAACTTCGACTTCTATGCCAACTGGCTCAATATTCTGGGTAAGGATTTCGCCTCGCCCCTGGCCGAAGGCAGCCGGCTAACCTACGATTACGAGCTTCAGGACTCGGTTTTCCTGGGGCCGGACTGGTGCTACCAGCTCGCCGTTTCTCCCAAACGCGCCCATGATCTGGCCTTCCAGGGCACCATCTGGATTACGGCCCAGAACTACGCGCTGCGCCGGGCCGACCTGGTGGCCAGTCCCAAGGCCAACCTCAACTTCGTCAGCGACCTGCGCCTGTTTCAGGACATGACTTCGCCGGCCGACGGCCCCGGGCTGCCGGTCCGCACCCGGCTAGTGGTGAGCGTGCAGCCTTACCGGCAGCAGGCCGCCACGCAAGTACGATTCACGACGGTCAACAGCCATTTTGTGCGCAACCGGCTGCATTCCGAGCCCGGGTTTTATGACCAGCCCATCGTTTCGGCGCTACCGGAATCAGCGGAGCGGGAAGCCGGGCAGGCGCAGGCCAGCGGCTTGCCGCCGGGTTCTTCCGGCTACTTCGACGCGCACCGGCCCGATACGCTCAGCCTTTCGGAGCGGCAAACCTTTGCCGTGCTGGACTCGGCCCGGCAGCTGCCTTCGGTGCGCAACCTGCTCGACTGGGTGGAGCTGCTGGTAAACGGCTACAAGCGCGTGGGCCGCTGGGACCTGGGCCCGATTCTTACCTCTTACGCCCACAACGACTACGAAGGCAGCCGCCTGCGCGTGGGCTTCCGCACCACTTCCGACCTCAGCCGCAACTGGCTTACGCAGGGCTACGTGGCCTACGGCAGCCGGGACGCCCGCCTGAAGTACGGCCTGAAAACGGCACTAATTGCCGAGCGCCGGCACTGGACGGTCCTCAGCCTCGAATACCGGCACGACCTGGAGCAGGTGGCCTTGCTCGACAACGACTTTCTGCCCGACAACAACCTGTTTCTGGCCGCCTCCCGCTGGGGCCGGGTGCAGCAGGGCCGCCCCATTCTGCGCGACCTGTACGCGGCCAGCCTGCAGCGGGACCTGCTCCGGGGCTTTACCCAGACGCTGACCCTGCGCCACCAGGACATTACTCCCCTGCACGACTTTGCCTACTACGCCACGGAAGACCACGGCCCCACGGCTCTGCTGGGCCGCCACCTCACGTTGTCGGAGCTGGTGCTGGAGGCGCGCTACGCCCGGGATGAAAACCTGGTGCAAAGCGACAATCGCCGCCGCTCCGTGGGCCTGAAGCGCTGGCCGGTGGCTACGCTGCGCTATACGCTGGGCTGGCGCAATGCCTTCACCAAGAACCCCTCCCCTGCTTACCAGAAGCTGAATCTGCTGCTAACGCACAGCGTATCGGTGGGCCAGCTGGGGCGCCTGGGCTACCGCCTGGAGGGCAGCTACATTCCGTCGGCGGTGCCTTATTTGGTGCTCAAAACCCCACTCGGCAACCAAACACCCTTCTACAACGCCAACGCCTTCAACCTGATGAACTACTTCGAGTTTGTCACCGACCGCAGCGTGTCGTTGCGGCTGGACCAGCACTTCGAGGGCCTGGTGTTGAACAGTATTCCCGGAATCCGGGCCTTAAACTGGCGGCTGGTGGGCACGGCCAATGTACTATACGGGGGCTTTCGGCGGCCAACCGGGCCCAGCCCCACCACGACGAGCAGGGCCACGAGCTGCCCCGCATTCCCACCCTCGACCGGCAGCCTTACGTGGAGGTCGGCTACGGTCTGGAGAACATCGGCAAGCTTATCCGGGTGGATTTTATTCACCGGCTTACTTACCGCAACAGTGCCAATGCCAACAACTTCGGAGTCAAAGTAG
- a CDS encoding ligand-binding sensor domain-containing protein yields the protein MKTHFILLVGLLTGTAATAQWQILNVNNSPLHSNVVREVAFDSDGSQWIATQHAVQHRRGSTWTTFTAANGLPSSNVVCLAARNGIVWVGTDKGLSRFDGTTWTHFSDPTKLPVGLFGPNDLTITELVVSQTGTVWLAGSRGLARFDGTSWTKFNSSNSGLKEDAVTSLALDETANMLWIGTNCNSTNSGVYGLHTLNFSFRYNNLAGYNCVHGVAVNDLGAVVVGTCNTSTLLTLDNGWVSPPTPSSCVALGGLAPDPGNPARVWVATESFGTAGTAPKGLLVYDTNRHAVVQQFNTTNSALPSSLLSSVALQQTNGRLQVWVGTADQGLAVYETVVTAQRVPKSELALALVPNPASATVEIRSDLSAYALAVYDSAGRLLHQQTAPSSGPVQLLVQAWPRGCTTCASLLGRKCALPSSARNKHHPATRAYHSYDCPVSGPVSYRAGYGTPVAMSGLGPDTFQAGAADKIRF from the coding sequence ATGAAAACCCATTTTATCCTGCTTGTGGGGCTGCTCACGGGCACGGCCGCTACCGCCCAGTGGCAAATTCTGAACGTGAACAACTCGCCTTTGCACAGCAACGTGGTGCGCGAGGTGGCCTTTGATTCCGACGGCAGCCAGTGGATAGCCACCCAGCACGCCGTGCAACACCGGCGCGGCTCTACCTGGACCACCTTCACGGCTGCCAACGGCCTGCCTTCCAGCAACGTGGTGTGCCTGGCTGCGCGCAACGGCATCGTGTGGGTGGGCACCGACAAGGGCCTGAGCCGCTTCGACGGCACTACCTGGACCCACTTCAGTGACCCGACCAAGCTGCCCGTGGGTCTGTTTGGCCCCAACGACCTGACTATTACGGAGCTGGTAGTCAGCCAGACGGGCACGGTGTGGCTGGCCGGCAGCCGGGGCCTGGCCCGCTTCGACGGCACCTCCTGGACCAAGTTCAACAGTAGCAACTCCGGCCTGAAAGAAGATGCCGTAACCTCCCTGGCCCTGGACGAAACCGCCAACATGCTCTGGATTGGCACCAACTGCAACAGCACCAATAGCGGGGTATACGGGCTGCACACGCTGAATTTTTCCTTTCGCTATAACAACCTGGCCGGCTACAACTGCGTGCACGGCGTAGCCGTCAACGACCTGGGCGCCGTGGTGGTGGGCACCTGCAACACCAGTACCCTGCTGACGCTGGATAATGGCTGGGTAAGCCCGCCTACGCCCAGCAGTTGCGTGGCCCTGGGCGGCCTGGCTCCCGACCCCGGCAACCCGGCCCGGGTGTGGGTGGCTACCGAAAGCTTTGGCACGGCGGGCACGGCTCCCAAAGGCCTGCTGGTGTACGACACCAACCGCCACGCCGTGGTGCAGCAGTTTAATACGACTAACTCGGCTTTGCCCAGCAGCCTGCTTTCCTCGGTGGCTTTGCAGCAAACCAACGGTCGGCTCCAGGTCTGGGTGGGCACGGCCGACCAAGGCCTGGCCGTGTACGAAACCGTCGTGACGGCGCAACGCGTGCCGAAGAGCGAACTGGCCCTGGCCCTGGTGCCCAATCCGGCCTCGGCCACCGTGGAAATCCGCTCCGACCTTTCGGCCTATGCCCTGGCCGTGTACGACTCGGCCGGCCGCCTGCTGCACCAGCAAACGGCCCCCAGCAGCGGGCCCGTGCAGCTACTGGTGCAGGCCTGGCCCCGGGGCTGTACCACGTGCGCCTCACTTCTGGGCAGGAAGTGCGCACTGCCCAGTTCAGCAAGGAATAAGCACCACCCGGCTACCCGCGCCTACCACTCATACGACTGTCCTGTTTCCGGCCCAGTAAGCTACCGGGCCGGCTACGGCACTCCTGTGGCTATGTCTGGCCTCGGGCCAGACACTTTCCAGGCTGGCGCGGCGGACAAAATCCGCTTTTGA
- a CDS encoding PKD domain-containing protein produces the protein MHFTVSRLPLLAAVATLGLSSCKKDDTETVAPKPKAAFAYTASTCQGNCPVTFQNSSQNASSYAWDFGDNTTGTQTEASFGHAYAQAGVYRVKLRATGAGGVDTTSQRITVGVASGCTRQVIPVTSAIGAATTWESCNVYVVDGDISVNNVLTLQPGTVVKFKPGSKLTLNGSGRVEAVGTAAAPIFFTSVKDDAHGGDTNADAGATAPARKDWDHVNLNGKSGSRLEYCQFLYAGGGGTNSYSLGLNGADASIRNSTFAHSGGGGASMRGALSAGEATANVVITSNVFFDNEMPLRVNTLFSLDNSNSFQNPQNASQKNDYNGIWVTDPSARSQQLSWGETEVPFVLDDTNWESHLTLDAGVTLKLLPNALMQFNAGGYLTVQGTAAQPVIFTSYKDDAHGGDTNHDGNASAPAKKDWRNILAGSSAESELSYCQLLYGGSGGSTISLFGAAASITHCTFAHNGQDDGLTEATLDASRAKAGTVIQDNVFFDNVRPLSIASSLDLDNSNSFHNPLNTAEKNQYQGIVTYWDINATKASLSWEETEVAFVNLQNLDLVAGKTLRLGNNVTLKFLPGTEVFLRGAAEQLQNAAGTGVTFTSYKDDSRGGDSNGNGAANSPAAGDWKGVYAGAWKSWSNIYFASN, from the coding sequence ATGCATTTTACTGTTTCCCGACTGCCCCTGCTGGCAGCCGTAGCTACCCTTGGCCTTAGCTCCTGCAAAAAGGACGATACCGAAACCGTGGCGCCCAAGCCCAAAGCAGCCTTTGCCTACACGGCCAGTACCTGTCAGGGTAATTGCCCGGTCACCTTCCAGAACTCGTCGCAAAACGCGTCGTCCTACGCCTGGGACTTCGGCGACAACACCACCGGCACCCAGACCGAGGCCAGCTTTGGCCATGCCTATGCCCAGGCCGGCGTGTACCGCGTGAAGCTGCGAGCAACCGGGGCCGGGGGCGTCGACACCACCAGCCAGCGCATCACGGTGGGCGTTGCTTCGGGCTGCACCCGCCAGGTTATTCCGGTTACCAGCGCCATCGGGGCCGCTACCACCTGGGAGTCGTGCAATGTGTACGTGGTAGATGGCGACATCAGCGTAAACAATGTGCTGACCCTGCAACCCGGCACGGTAGTCAAGTTTAAGCCCGGCAGCAAGCTGACGCTCAACGGCTCGGGCCGGGTGGAAGCGGTAGGTACAGCGGCGGCGCCTATCTTCTTTACCTCTGTCAAGGACGATGCCCACGGCGGCGACACCAACGCCGATGCCGGTGCCACAGCACCTGCCCGCAAGGACTGGGACCATGTCAACCTGAACGGTAAAAGCGGCTCCCGCCTGGAATACTGCCAGTTTTTGTACGCCGGCGGCGGTGGGACCAACAGCTACTCCCTGGGGTTGAACGGGGCCGATGCCAGCATCCGCAACTCTACTTTTGCCCACAGCGGCGGCGGGGGAGCTAGCATGCGCGGCGCCCTGAGTGCGGGCGAGGCCACGGCCAATGTGGTTATTACCAGCAACGTCTTCTTCGACAACGAGATGCCCCTGCGCGTGAACACCCTGTTCAGCCTCGACAACTCCAACTCTTTCCAGAACCCGCAGAATGCCAGTCAGAAAAACGACTACAACGGTATCTGGGTAACCGACCCCTCGGCCCGGTCGCAGCAGCTGAGCTGGGGCGAAACTGAAGTACCTTTTGTGCTGGACGACACCAACTGGGAGTCCCACCTGACTCTGGATGCCGGCGTAACGCTCAAGCTGCTGCCCAACGCCCTGATGCAGTTTAATGCTGGGGGCTACCTCACGGTCCAGGGTACGGCCGCGCAGCCCGTGATTTTCACTTCCTACAAGGACGATGCCCACGGCGGCGACACCAACCACGACGGCAACGCCTCGGCTCCGGCCAAAAAAGACTGGCGCAACATTCTGGCCGGCAGCAGCGCCGAGTCGGAGCTTAGCTATTGCCAGCTGCTCTACGGCGGCAGCGGGGGCAGCACCATCAGCCTGTTCGGCGCTGCGGCGAGCATCACCCACTGCACCTTTGCCCACAATGGGCAGGATGATGGCCTGACGGAAGCCACGCTCGACGCCTCCCGTGCCAAAGCCGGTACCGTTATTCAGGACAACGTGTTTTTCGACAACGTTCGGCCGTTGTCCATTGCCTCCAGCCTGGATCTGGATAATTCCAACAGCTTCCATAACCCGCTCAACACCGCCGAGAAGAATCAGTACCAGGGCATTGTAACCTACTGGGATATCAACGCCACCAAGGCCAGCCTGAGCTGGGAGGAAACGGAAGTGGCCTTCGTCAACCTGCAGAACCTTGACTTGGTAGCGGGCAAAACCCTGCGCCTGGGCAACAACGTGACGCTCAAGTTCCTGCCCGGCACCGAAGTCTTTCTGCGGGGCGC